The following coding sequences lie in one Apium graveolens cultivar Ventura chromosome 3, ASM990537v1, whole genome shotgun sequence genomic window:
- the LOC141712757 gene encoding uncharacterized protein LOC141712757 isoform X2 — protein sequence MYDGQEAVTHRMDFSSRMGEVDPAIVTMLQGMLECENVLVGMFKQLRDRITGSQPEPVTLRLLARRTSDGRLENIPTENDYKFAGLVVDNDFTNHRDVVAEHKKTGLQHISDLHPSYMSLQYPLLFPYGEDGYRTNIKHRNAENSEFKKNNKVSMREYYVFRAQYRKGEGHTIILGGRLFLQFIVDAWCSVEHGRLIWVRRHQSLIRSELYNNIVDSMRRGDVDATDLGKRVVLPSSFTGGYRYMQQNFQDSLALCKEFGHPDLFITFTCNPKWAEIQHAVHASGSHDASVRPDIVARVFKMKLDTMINDLTKKHVLGHLVGGYQAVSQFMMHGPCGTANPKCPCMSNGQCTKHYPKSFRDATTLDDDGYTIYRRDMKITVECNGIHLDNRHVVPYHRGLLVKYQGHINVEWCNRSLSIKYLFKYIGKGPDTATIRLEQGRQHQHGSEDASSSVWRNNCDEVSNYLSCRYVSAAEASWRLFEFPIHYREPFVQRLYFHLENEQEVKFCDNETLPEVVRRVDPDGTMFIQWMLNNHFDSLGHNLTFTKYPTKFRWDSSAKRWFRRKQNVNVVGRMVYAHPASGERFYMRLLLNIVVGAKTFEEIRTVGGIVYPTHKQACFRRGLLDSDKEWHLALDDAALCAIAPQLRDLFVTLLVFCEISNPSELWDKHWANLADDIQYTKRKMTQLPNLKISDADKQMLALEAISQLLKQYGKKLEDFPGLPELNIVSTTRYKNDLLLEEMMYDREKLRSKASEGVDCFNSMQRLIFDEILESVHTNAGGFYFMYGPGGTGKTFLWSTILARLRSEGKIVLAVASSGIASLLIEGGRTAHSRFKIPIDPNEFTYCKIKQNTYLAELITNTSLVIWDEAPMTHRYVFEAVDRTFRDIRAKVHVDAQVQPFGGLTMLLGEISAKFYQ from the exons ATGTATGATGGTCAAGAAGCTGTCACCCACCGAATGGATTTCTCGAGCAGGATGGGGGAGGTGGATCCAGCGATTGTGACCATGTTACAGGGAATGTTGGAATGTGAAAATGTATTGGTGGGTATGTTTAAACAATTGCGGGACCGCATCACGGGTTCTCAACCTGAACCAGTTACCTTGAGGTTGTTGGCAAGAAGAACATCTGATGGACGTCTCGAAAACATCCCAACTGAAAATGATTACAAATTTGCTGGCCTTGTGGTGGATAATGACTTTACAAATCACCGTGATGTTGTGGCTGAGCATAAAAAAACGGGCCTACAACATATCAGTGACCTCCATCCTTCTTACATGTCATTACAATACCCTTTACTATTCCCATATGGGGAAGACGGATACCGAACCAATATTAAGCACCGTAATGCTGAAAATTCTgagtttaaaaaaaataacaagGTCAGCATGCGAGAATATTATGTGTTTCGGGCACAATATCGCAAGGGTGAAGGACATACAATAATTCTCGGAGGCCGCCTATTCTTGCAATTCATAGTTGACGCCTGGTGCTCGGTGGAACACGGTCGTTTAATATGGGTACGAAGACACCAATCTCTAATAAGATCGGAACTTTACAATAACATTGTAGACAGTATGAGACGGGGTGATGTAGATGCCACAGATTTGGGAAAACGAGTGGTCCTGCCATCAAGTTTCACTGGTGGGTATAGATATATGCAGCAGAATTTTCAAGATTCTTTGGCTCTATGCAAGGAATTTGGCCACCCAGATTTGTTCATCACTTTTACCTGTAACCCGAAATGGGCTGAAATCCAGCATGCAGTTCATGCATCAGGCTCGCATGATGCTTCTGTGCGTCCAGATATTGTGGCACGCGTTTTTAAGATGAAACTAGACACCATGATAAATGACCTTACCAAAAAACATGTTCTAGGTCATCTCGTTGGAG GTTACCAAGCTGTCTCTCAGTTTATGATGCATGGGCCATGCGGCACAGCAAACCCTAAATGTCCATGCATGTCCAATGGCCAGTGCACAAAACATTATCCAAAAAGCTTCAGGGATGCCACAACTTTGGATGATGACGGCTACACTATTTATAGGAGGGATATGAAAATTACAGTGGAGTGTAATGGAATACATCTAGATAACAG GCATGTTGTACCCTACCACCGTGGGTTGCTTGTCAAATACCAGGGGCATATAAATGTTGAGTGGTGCAATCGGTCTCTCtcaattaaatatttatttaaatatatcgGCAAGGGGCCGGATACGGCAACAATTCGATTGGAACAGGGTAGGCAGCACCAGCATGGAAGTGAAGATGCATCATCTTCGGTCTGGAGAAACAATTGCGATGAGGTCAGCAACTATCTCTCATGTCGATATGTATCAGCGGCTGAGGCCAGTTGGCGCCTGTTTGAGTTTCCCATACATTATAGGGAGCCATTTGTTCAGCGTTTATACTTTCATTTGGAAAATGAACAGGAGGTTAAATTTTGTGACAACGAGACCTTGCCTGAGGTTGTTCGTAGGGTTGATCCTGATGGCACAATGTTCATTCAGTGGATGCTTAACAATCATTTTGATAGCCTAGGGCATAATTTAACCTTCACAAAATACCCTACAAAGTTTCGTTGGGATTCATCCGCTAAGCGATGGTTTCGCCGAAAACAAAATGTCAACGTTGTTGGCCGCATGGTCTATGCACACCCGGCCTCAGGTGAACGATTTTACATGCGTTTATTGTTAAATATTGTTGTAGGCGCTAAAACATTTGAGGAGATCAGAACTGTGGGTGGCATTGTTTACCCTACCCATAAACAGGCATGCTTCCGAAGAGGATTGTTGGACTCTGACAAGGAGTGGCATCTTGCACTAGACGATGCAGCACTTTGTGCAATTGCCCCTCAATTACGTGATCTGTTTGTCACTTTGTTAGTCTTCTGCGAAATAAGCAACCCATCGGAACTCTGGGACAAACACTGGGCCAACTTAGCAGATGACATTCAGTATACAAAAAGGAAAATGACCCAATTGCCGAATCTTAAAATCAGTGATGCTGACAAGCAAATGTTGGCCCTCGAAGCAATATCTCAATTATTAAAGCAGTATGGGAAGAAACTTGAGGATTTTCCTGGCCTGCCAGAGCTTAATATTGTCTCCACCACTAGGTATAAAAATGATTTGTTATTGGAAGAGATGATGTATGACCGCGAAAAGCTTAGATCAAAGGCAAGTGAAGGGGTTGATTGCTTCAACTCGATGCAACGCCTTATCTTTGATGAAATTTTGGAGTCCGTGCATACAAATGCAGGAGGCTTCTACTTCATGTATGGCCCTGGAGGCACAGGGAAGACATTTTTATGGTCAACAATTCTAGCAAGACTCAGGAGTGAGGGAAAAATCGTGCTAGCTGTAGCCTCATCAGGTATAGCTTCACTTCTAATTGAAGGAGGACGAACAGCTCACTCACGCTTCAAAATACCAATCGATCCTAATGAATTTACCTATTGTAAAATCAAACAAAATACCTATCTCGCTGAGCTGATAACCAACACAAGCTTAGTCATTTGGGATGAGGCTCCAATGACCCACCGGTACGTTTTTGAGGCTGTCGACCGCACTTTCCGTGATATACGCGCTAAAGTCCATGTAGATGCTCAGGTCCAACCATTTGGCGGCCTTACCATGCTTCTGGGGGAGATTTCCGCCAAATTTTACCAGTAA
- the LOC141712757 gene encoding uncharacterized protein LOC141712757 isoform X3 gives MYDGQEAVTHRMDFSSRMGEVDPAIVTMLQGMLECENVLVGMFKQLRDRITGSQPEPVTLRLLARRTSDGRLENIPTENDYKFAGLVVDNDFTNHRDVVAEHKKTGLQHISDLHPSYMSLQYPLLFPYGEDGYRTNIKHRNAENSEFKKNNKVSMREYYVFRAQYRKGEGHTIILGGRLFLQFIVDAWCSVEHGRLIWVRRHQSLIRSELYNNIVDSMRRGDVDATDLGKRVVLPSSFTGGYRYMQQNFQDSLALCKEFGHPDLFITFTCNPKWAEIQHAVHASGSHDASVRPDIVARVFKMKLDTMINDLTKKHVLGHLVGVGYQAVSQFMMHGPCGTANPKCPCMSNGQCTKHYPKSFRDATTLDDDGYTIYRRDMKITVECNGIHLDNRHVVPYHRGLLVKYQGHINVEWCNRSLSIKYLFKYIGKGPDTATIRLEQGRQHQHGSEDASSSVWRNNCDEEVKFCDNETLPEVVRRVDPDGTMFIQWMLNNHFDSLGHNLTFTKYPTKFRWDSSAKRWFRRKQNVNVVGRMVYAHPASGERFYMRLLLNIVVGAKTFEEIRTVGGIVYPTHKQACFRRGLLDSDKEWHLALDDAALCAIAPQLRDLFVTLLVFCEISNPSELWDKHWANLADDIQYTKRKMTQLPNLKISDADKQMLALEAISQLLKQYGKKLEDFPGLPELNIVSTTRYKNDLLLEEMMYDREKLRSKASEGVDCFNSMQRLIFDEILESVHTNAGGFYFMYGPGGTGKTFLWSTILARLRSEGKIVLAVASSGIASLLIEGGRTAHSRFKIPIDPNEFTYCKIKQNTYLAELITNTSLVIWDEAPMTHRYVFEAVDRTFRDIRAKVHVDAQVQPFGGLTMLLGEISAKFYQ, from the exons ATGTATGATGGTCAAGAAGCTGTCACCCACCGAATGGATTTCTCGAGCAGGATGGGGGAGGTGGATCCAGCGATTGTGACCATGTTACAGGGAATGTTGGAATGTGAAAATGTATTGGTGGGTATGTTTAAACAATTGCGGGACCGCATCACGGGTTCTCAACCTGAACCAGTTACCTTGAGGTTGTTGGCAAGAAGAACATCTGATGGACGTCTCGAAAACATCCCAACTGAAAATGATTACAAATTTGCTGGCCTTGTGGTGGATAATGACTTTACAAATCACCGTGATGTTGTGGCTGAGCATAAAAAAACGGGCCTACAACATATCAGTGACCTCCATCCTTCTTACATGTCATTACAATACCCTTTACTATTCCCATATGGGGAAGACGGATACCGAACCAATATTAAGCACCGTAATGCTGAAAATTCTgagtttaaaaaaaataacaagGTCAGCATGCGAGAATATTATGTGTTTCGGGCACAATATCGCAAGGGTGAAGGACATACAATAATTCTCGGAGGCCGCCTATTCTTGCAATTCATAGTTGACGCCTGGTGCTCGGTGGAACACGGTCGTTTAATATGGGTACGAAGACACCAATCTCTAATAAGATCGGAACTTTACAATAACATTGTAGACAGTATGAGACGGGGTGATGTAGATGCCACAGATTTGGGAAAACGAGTGGTCCTGCCATCAAGTTTCACTGGTGGGTATAGATATATGCAGCAGAATTTTCAAGATTCTTTGGCTCTATGCAAGGAATTTGGCCACCCAGATTTGTTCATCACTTTTACCTGTAACCCGAAATGGGCTGAAATCCAGCATGCAGTTCATGCATCAGGCTCGCATGATGCTTCTGTGCGTCCAGATATTGTGGCACGCGTTTTTAAGATGAAACTAGACACCATGATAAATGACCTTACCAAAAAACATGTTCTAGGTCATCTCGTTGGAG TAGGTTACCAAGCTGTCTCTCAGTTTATGATGCATGGGCCATGCGGCACAGCAAACCCTAAATGTCCATGCATGTCCAATGGCCAGTGCACAAAACATTATCCAAAAAGCTTCAGGGATGCCACAACTTTGGATGATGACGGCTACACTATTTATAGGAGGGATATGAAAATTACAGTGGAGTGTAATGGAATACATCTAGATAACAG GCATGTTGTACCCTACCACCGTGGGTTGCTTGTCAAATACCAGGGGCATATAAATGTTGAGTGGTGCAATCGGTCTCTCtcaattaaatatttatttaaatatatcgGCAAGGGGCCGGATACGGCAACAATTCGATTGGAACAGGGTAGGCAGCACCAGCATGGAAGTGAAGATGCATCATCTTCGGTCTGGAGAAACAATTGCGATGAG GAGGTTAAATTTTGTGACAACGAGACCTTGCCTGAGGTTGTTCGTAGGGTTGATCCTGATGGCACAATGTTCATTCAGTGGATGCTTAACAATCATTTTGATAGCCTAGGGCATAATTTAACCTTCACAAAATACCCTACAAAGTTTCGTTGGGATTCATCCGCTAAGCGATGGTTTCGCCGAAAACAAAATGTCAACGTTGTTGGCCGCATGGTCTATGCACACCCGGCCTCAGGTGAACGATTTTACATGCGTTTATTGTTAAATATTGTTGTAGGCGCTAAAACATTTGAGGAGATCAGAACTGTGGGTGGCATTGTTTACCCTACCCATAAACAGGCATGCTTCCGAAGAGGATTGTTGGACTCTGACAAGGAGTGGCATCTTGCACTAGACGATGCAGCACTTTGTGCAATTGCCCCTCAATTACGTGATCTGTTTGTCACTTTGTTAGTCTTCTGCGAAATAAGCAACCCATCGGAACTCTGGGACAAACACTGGGCCAACTTAGCAGATGACATTCAGTATACAAAAAGGAAAATGACCCAATTGCCGAATCTTAAAATCAGTGATGCTGACAAGCAAATGTTGGCCCTCGAAGCAATATCTCAATTATTAAAGCAGTATGGGAAGAAACTTGAGGATTTTCCTGGCCTGCCAGAGCTTAATATTGTCTCCACCACTAGGTATAAAAATGATTTGTTATTGGAAGAGATGATGTATGACCGCGAAAAGCTTAGATCAAAGGCAAGTGAAGGGGTTGATTGCTTCAACTCGATGCAACGCCTTATCTTTGATGAAATTTTGGAGTCCGTGCATACAAATGCAGGAGGCTTCTACTTCATGTATGGCCCTGGAGGCACAGGGAAGACATTTTTATGGTCAACAATTCTAGCAAGACTCAGGAGTGAGGGAAAAATCGTGCTAGCTGTAGCCTCATCAGGTATAGCTTCACTTCTAATTGAAGGAGGACGAACAGCTCACTCACGCTTCAAAATACCAATCGATCCTAATGAATTTACCTATTGTAAAATCAAACAAAATACCTATCTCGCTGAGCTGATAACCAACACAAGCTTAGTCATTTGGGATGAGGCTCCAATGACCCACCGGTACGTTTTTGAGGCTGTCGACCGCACTTTCCGTGATATACGCGCTAAAGTCCATGTAGATGCTCAGGTCCAACCATTTGGCGGCCTTACCATGCTTCTGGGGGAGATTTCCGCCAAATTTTACCAGTAA
- the LOC141712757 gene encoding uncharacterized protein LOC141712757 isoform X14 has protein sequence MYDGQEAVTHRMDFSSRMGEVDPAIVTMLQGMLECENVLVGMFKQLRDRITGSQPEPVTLRLLARRTSDGRLENIPTENDYKFAGLVVDNDFTNHRDVVAEHKKTGLQHISDLHPSYMSLQYPLLFPYGEDGYRTNIKHRNAENSEFKKNNKVSMREYYVFRAQYRKGEGHTIILGGRLFLQFIVDAWCSVEHGRLIWVRRHQSLIRSELYNNIVDSMRRGDVDATDLGKRVVLPSSFTGGYRYMQQNFQDSLALCKEFGHPDLFITFTCNPKWAEIQHAVHASGSHDASVRPDIVARVFKMKLDTMINDLTKKHVLGHLVGDITLRDLSDGRSTIYLLHSYLS, from the exons ATGTATGATGGTCAAGAAGCTGTCACCCACCGAATGGATTTCTCGAGCAGGATGGGGGAGGTGGATCCAGCGATTGTGACCATGTTACAGGGAATGTTGGAATGTGAAAATGTATTGGTGGGTATGTTTAAACAATTGCGGGACCGCATCACGGGTTCTCAACCTGAACCAGTTACCTTGAGGTTGTTGGCAAGAAGAACATCTGATGGACGTCTCGAAAACATCCCAACTGAAAATGATTACAAATTTGCTGGCCTTGTGGTGGATAATGACTTTACAAATCACCGTGATGTTGTGGCTGAGCATAAAAAAACGGGCCTACAACATATCAGTGACCTCCATCCTTCTTACATGTCATTACAATACCCTTTACTATTCCCATATGGGGAAGACGGATACCGAACCAATATTAAGCACCGTAATGCTGAAAATTCTgagtttaaaaaaaataacaagGTCAGCATGCGAGAATATTATGTGTTTCGGGCACAATATCGCAAGGGTGAAGGACATACAATAATTCTCGGAGGCCGCCTATTCTTGCAATTCATAGTTGACGCCTGGTGCTCGGTGGAACACGGTCGTTTAATATGGGTACGAAGACACCAATCTCTAATAAGATCGGAACTTTACAATAACATTGTAGACAGTATGAGACGGGGTGATGTAGATGCCACAGATTTGGGAAAACGAGTGGTCCTGCCATCAAGTTTCACTGGTGGGTATAGATATATGCAGCAGAATTTTCAAGATTCTTTGGCTCTATGCAAGGAATTTGGCCACCCAGATTTGTTCATCACTTTTACCTGTAACCCGAAATGGGCTGAAATCCAGCATGCAGTTCATGCATCAGGCTCGCATGATGCTTCTGTGCGTCCAGATATTGTGGCACGCGTTTTTAAGATGAAACTAGACACCATGATAAATGACCTTACCAAAAAACATGTTCTAGGTCATCTCGTTGGAG atattactttgcgagatctctctgacggtcgatccactatttacttattacattcttatttgagttga
- the LOC141712757 gene encoding uncharacterized protein LOC141712757 isoform X1 — MYDGQEAVTHRMDFSSRMGEVDPAIVTMLQGMLECENVLVGMFKQLRDRITGSQPEPVTLRLLARRTSDGRLENIPTENDYKFAGLVVDNDFTNHRDVVAEHKKTGLQHISDLHPSYMSLQYPLLFPYGEDGYRTNIKHRNAENSEFKKNNKVSMREYYVFRAQYRKGEGHTIILGGRLFLQFIVDAWCSVEHGRLIWVRRHQSLIRSELYNNIVDSMRRGDVDATDLGKRVVLPSSFTGGYRYMQQNFQDSLALCKEFGHPDLFITFTCNPKWAEIQHAVHASGSHDASVRPDIVARVFKMKLDTMINDLTKKHVLGHLVGVGYQAVSQFMMHGPCGTANPKCPCMSNGQCTKHYPKSFRDATTLDDDGYTIYRRDMKITVECNGIHLDNRHVVPYHRGLLVKYQGHINVEWCNRSLSIKYLFKYIGKGPDTATIRLEQGRQHQHGSEDASSSVWRNNCDEVSNYLSCRYVSAAEASWRLFEFPIHYREPFVQRLYFHLENEQEVKFCDNETLPEVVRRVDPDGTMFIQWMLNNHFDSLGHNLTFTKYPTKFRWDSSAKRWFRRKQNVNVVGRMVYAHPASGERFYMRLLLNIVVGAKTFEEIRTVGGIVYPTHKQACFRRGLLDSDKEWHLALDDAALCAIAPQLRDLFVTLLVFCEISNPSELWDKHWANLADDIQYTKRKMTQLPNLKISDADKQMLALEAISQLLKQYGKKLEDFPGLPELNIVSTTRYKNDLLLEEMMYDREKLRSKASEGVDCFNSMQRLIFDEILESVHTNAGGFYFMYGPGGTGKTFLWSTILARLRSEGKIVLAVASSGIASLLIEGGRTAHSRFKIPIDPNEFTYCKIKQNTYLAELITNTSLVIWDEAPMTHRYVFEAVDRTFRDIRAKVHVDAQVQPFGGLTMLLGEISAKFYQ, encoded by the exons ATGTATGATGGTCAAGAAGCTGTCACCCACCGAATGGATTTCTCGAGCAGGATGGGGGAGGTGGATCCAGCGATTGTGACCATGTTACAGGGAATGTTGGAATGTGAAAATGTATTGGTGGGTATGTTTAAACAATTGCGGGACCGCATCACGGGTTCTCAACCTGAACCAGTTACCTTGAGGTTGTTGGCAAGAAGAACATCTGATGGACGTCTCGAAAACATCCCAACTGAAAATGATTACAAATTTGCTGGCCTTGTGGTGGATAATGACTTTACAAATCACCGTGATGTTGTGGCTGAGCATAAAAAAACGGGCCTACAACATATCAGTGACCTCCATCCTTCTTACATGTCATTACAATACCCTTTACTATTCCCATATGGGGAAGACGGATACCGAACCAATATTAAGCACCGTAATGCTGAAAATTCTgagtttaaaaaaaataacaagGTCAGCATGCGAGAATATTATGTGTTTCGGGCACAATATCGCAAGGGTGAAGGACATACAATAATTCTCGGAGGCCGCCTATTCTTGCAATTCATAGTTGACGCCTGGTGCTCGGTGGAACACGGTCGTTTAATATGGGTACGAAGACACCAATCTCTAATAAGATCGGAACTTTACAATAACATTGTAGACAGTATGAGACGGGGTGATGTAGATGCCACAGATTTGGGAAAACGAGTGGTCCTGCCATCAAGTTTCACTGGTGGGTATAGATATATGCAGCAGAATTTTCAAGATTCTTTGGCTCTATGCAAGGAATTTGGCCACCCAGATTTGTTCATCACTTTTACCTGTAACCCGAAATGGGCTGAAATCCAGCATGCAGTTCATGCATCAGGCTCGCATGATGCTTCTGTGCGTCCAGATATTGTGGCACGCGTTTTTAAGATGAAACTAGACACCATGATAAATGACCTTACCAAAAAACATGTTCTAGGTCATCTCGTTGGAG TAGGTTACCAAGCTGTCTCTCAGTTTATGATGCATGGGCCATGCGGCACAGCAAACCCTAAATGTCCATGCATGTCCAATGGCCAGTGCACAAAACATTATCCAAAAAGCTTCAGGGATGCCACAACTTTGGATGATGACGGCTACACTATTTATAGGAGGGATATGAAAATTACAGTGGAGTGTAATGGAATACATCTAGATAACAG GCATGTTGTACCCTACCACCGTGGGTTGCTTGTCAAATACCAGGGGCATATAAATGTTGAGTGGTGCAATCGGTCTCTCtcaattaaatatttatttaaatatatcgGCAAGGGGCCGGATACGGCAACAATTCGATTGGAACAGGGTAGGCAGCACCAGCATGGAAGTGAAGATGCATCATCTTCGGTCTGGAGAAACAATTGCGATGAGGTCAGCAACTATCTCTCATGTCGATATGTATCAGCGGCTGAGGCCAGTTGGCGCCTGTTTGAGTTTCCCATACATTATAGGGAGCCATTTGTTCAGCGTTTATACTTTCATTTGGAAAATGAACAGGAGGTTAAATTTTGTGACAACGAGACCTTGCCTGAGGTTGTTCGTAGGGTTGATCCTGATGGCACAATGTTCATTCAGTGGATGCTTAACAATCATTTTGATAGCCTAGGGCATAATTTAACCTTCACAAAATACCCTACAAAGTTTCGTTGGGATTCATCCGCTAAGCGATGGTTTCGCCGAAAACAAAATGTCAACGTTGTTGGCCGCATGGTCTATGCACACCCGGCCTCAGGTGAACGATTTTACATGCGTTTATTGTTAAATATTGTTGTAGGCGCTAAAACATTTGAGGAGATCAGAACTGTGGGTGGCATTGTTTACCCTACCCATAAACAGGCATGCTTCCGAAGAGGATTGTTGGACTCTGACAAGGAGTGGCATCTTGCACTAGACGATGCAGCACTTTGTGCAATTGCCCCTCAATTACGTGATCTGTTTGTCACTTTGTTAGTCTTCTGCGAAATAAGCAACCCATCGGAACTCTGGGACAAACACTGGGCCAACTTAGCAGATGACATTCAGTATACAAAAAGGAAAATGACCCAATTGCCGAATCTTAAAATCAGTGATGCTGACAAGCAAATGTTGGCCCTCGAAGCAATATCTCAATTATTAAAGCAGTATGGGAAGAAACTTGAGGATTTTCCTGGCCTGCCAGAGCTTAATATTGTCTCCACCACTAGGTATAAAAATGATTTGTTATTGGAAGAGATGATGTATGACCGCGAAAAGCTTAGATCAAAGGCAAGTGAAGGGGTTGATTGCTTCAACTCGATGCAACGCCTTATCTTTGATGAAATTTTGGAGTCCGTGCATACAAATGCAGGAGGCTTCTACTTCATGTATGGCCCTGGAGGCACAGGGAAGACATTTTTATGGTCAACAATTCTAGCAAGACTCAGGAGTGAGGGAAAAATCGTGCTAGCTGTAGCCTCATCAGGTATAGCTTCACTTCTAATTGAAGGAGGACGAACAGCTCACTCACGCTTCAAAATACCAATCGATCCTAATGAATTTACCTATTGTAAAATCAAACAAAATACCTATCTCGCTGAGCTGATAACCAACACAAGCTTAGTCATTTGGGATGAGGCTCCAATGACCCACCGGTACGTTTTTGAGGCTGTCGACCGCACTTTCCGTGATATACGCGCTAAAGTCCATGTAGATGCTCAGGTCCAACCATTTGGCGGCCTTACCATGCTTCTGGGGGAGATTTCCGCCAAATTTTACCAGTAA
- the LOC141712757 gene encoding uncharacterized protein LOC141712757 isoform X9, whose translation MFIQWMLNNHFDSLGHNLTFTKYPTKFRWDSSAKRWFRRKQNVNVVGRMVYAHPASGERFYMRLLLNIVVGAKTFEEIRTVGGIVYPTHKQACFRRGLLDSDKEWHLALDDAALCAIAPQLRDLFVTLLVFCEISNPSELWDKHWANLADDIQYTKRKMTQLPNLKISDADKQMLALEAISQLLKQYGKKLEDFPGLPELNIVSTTRYKNDLLLEEMMYDREKLRSKASEGVDCFNSMQRLIFDEILESVHTNAGGFYFMYGPGGTGKTFLWSTILARLRSEGKIVLAVASSGIASLLIEGGRTAHSRFKIPIDPNEFTYCKIKQNTYLAELITNTSLVIWDEAPMTHRYVFEAVDRTFRDIRAKVHVDAQVQPFGGLTMLLGEISAKFYQ comes from the coding sequence ATGTTCATTCAGTGGATGCTTAACAATCATTTTGATAGCCTAGGGCATAATTTAACCTTCACAAAATACCCTACAAAGTTTCGTTGGGATTCATCCGCTAAGCGATGGTTTCGCCGAAAACAAAATGTCAACGTTGTTGGCCGCATGGTCTATGCACACCCGGCCTCAGGTGAACGATTTTACATGCGTTTATTGTTAAATATTGTTGTAGGCGCTAAAACATTTGAGGAGATCAGAACTGTGGGTGGCATTGTTTACCCTACCCATAAACAGGCATGCTTCCGAAGAGGATTGTTGGACTCTGACAAGGAGTGGCATCTTGCACTAGACGATGCAGCACTTTGTGCAATTGCCCCTCAATTACGTGATCTGTTTGTCACTTTGTTAGTCTTCTGCGAAATAAGCAACCCATCGGAACTCTGGGACAAACACTGGGCCAACTTAGCAGATGACATTCAGTATACAAAAAGGAAAATGACCCAATTGCCGAATCTTAAAATCAGTGATGCTGACAAGCAAATGTTGGCCCTCGAAGCAATATCTCAATTATTAAAGCAGTATGGGAAGAAACTTGAGGATTTTCCTGGCCTGCCAGAGCTTAATATTGTCTCCACCACTAGGTATAAAAATGATTTGTTATTGGAAGAGATGATGTATGACCGCGAAAAGCTTAGATCAAAGGCAAGTGAAGGGGTTGATTGCTTCAACTCGATGCAACGCCTTATCTTTGATGAAATTTTGGAGTCCGTGCATACAAATGCAGGAGGCTTCTACTTCATGTATGGCCCTGGAGGCACAGGGAAGACATTTTTATGGTCAACAATTCTAGCAAGACTCAGGAGTGAGGGAAAAATCGTGCTAGCTGTAGCCTCATCAGGTATAGCTTCACTTCTAATTGAAGGAGGACGAACAGCTCACTCACGCTTCAAAATACCAATCGATCCTAATGAATTTACCTATTGTAAAATCAAACAAAATACCTATCTCGCTGAGCTGATAACCAACACAAGCTTAGTCATTTGGGATGAGGCTCCAATGACCCACCGGTACGTTTTTGAGGCTGTCGACCGCACTTTCCGTGATATACGCGCTAAAGTCCATGTAGATGCTCAGGTCCAACCATTTGGCGGCCTTACCATGCTTCTGGGGGAGATTTCCGCCAAATTTTACCAGTAA